The segment atcaagcaccctaactacttgatcaattgactacactatgatcctacttgcaaccacattccgttctttgttgagctcttgtgcatataaaatctgagagcaaatatatcaagcaagatcaatggagataggaagaatggagatcaaaaccctattggacatgtgatagtataatctttgtgatttcatgtgatttgcattgtcttaggtaatcttcatatgttatggtggatctttgttgattgttaggctagggttttgtggttgaattcatttagcctttcaatcttgttgttattgttatccattttcaccatatacattttggcacgcccggtgggactcttgtccctttgcatttaacctccttgttgcagatcttgtgtttttgaagttgcagatcggacattttcggcagcattttcgaCATTTTCATGTCTGtgcactttcggatcacgtttttgattttcaggcgcgtctgcgataacgggatccgcgtctgtgttttgtcaatatttcattttgcaggttccaaggaggcgcgtctgtgttacagaagtgcgtctgtgtcatttttaccCGCATCTGTGTTGGGAaagagcgtctgtgatttttacgcgcgtctgtgtctcacagaaccgcgtttgtgtctcaGAGTCGCGTCTGAGTagggggtaatcgcgtctgtgtattgcctgttccaaatttttgaaattttagtgattcagttttcggattttgcatttagggtttcagatctggtttatttttggactaacattttcaaatctagctaacacaattggtgcagcttgccttggaagctaaatcgtttggttgaaggcccctattttcacaaagtcttttgggttttaaaatttacctaacttgtgtgtttgcaggaaggggtgattatttcaaacaacccaaactactaataaatctttgttgcaggtccttggcaagagtttttgaatttttattgtgtgccttattttcatagactagcaaacacttcaattggtgcactaaaattgaatcattgtcttttgtgtcttgagcaataggctctttttgtttaatctttagagggcctgtcttcccgtgtggtcattaggactactagtgagaagagaatgacccaagtggtagcaaaagaaaaaccatcttcttccgaaccactataaataaatgtattcatggtgaaaactatgaataacgtgtgctaattagttcataccgacactatgtctccccataaacccgtttgatcaaatttatttgatcagttgtagggcgtaacccctaccggctgggagccttctgtatttacagagctgaaagtgccgcatgtatggccacacgagcggatgcccttactagcaccattttgttttagaggcccaaatccttctagttgttggggcaggaggtcggacctctggtagcggcccacacacatacggttcttagtagagatacaaagttcgccatggggagttttcatggggactgatgcttggctgacccgagaagtgagtgccgagggtggagccagtgaggtcaagcatctaagtatccgctttgaatagcgtagcctcgggggtaaaaccccatgtgggatcaacaactattgtcttggctagccataagaattgtgcttgacttattttaaacattcaaacattcaagaccaaacaacaaaacattgtgtcttttgtgtcttcaagtgtatgcaaaaacaattttacatcaaacaacacacttttcttggagtcattttggagtctaaacacttgcaaacattgagtcctcatcaacattgtgtcctcttgtcatgaaaaacagtcaaacagtcagatttggtcacaacaaaacgacttcacagattggaaaaaattgcacaaattttacagaaacgcgtctgtgtctgttttaaccgcgtctgagtcatataaacgcgtctgtgaagggcagaatagcgtctgtgtttataacagcgtctatgttaaacagagtagcgtctgtgttgGGTAACCGCatttgtgcagtatacaggcgcgtccaTGTTCAAAATTGCAAATTTTTTTTACGGTCCAGCAAACATAAGCAATaaaatctcagaaacacgtctgtgttcaacatagtagcgtctgtgtcaggaaaccacgtctgtgaagtatacagtcgcgtctgtgtccagaattgaaaactattacagtccagcaaacaaaagaaatcagttttggaatacttgagcttcctaggttgtttcttcaggtttcatctagcattcaacctgtctttgggtctcacaaaatccatgattgcttcacatctcattttacattcatatttgtctaaacttgggtcaaaaggtcatttgcttgtcctcactatactttgtcaacacactacatacaacaacactttgctaagtggtccctcatcaaggtttcttacctttgggtctcatttggtcttacttagggtcaaggttagcttacctcatcaagagaaactatcctctctttggaagtcacacctactctactacatacatacttggtcttacactttggacatttgcaagtacacctcagattcatttacactccatacaactcttggtcttccatactgtttccattttcatctagtcttacacatcttggtcaattcctagttcatggttgaaacctgtcttcaaaaatctaggagagaaactaaagaggctcaagagtccgcaaacatgagttcttatgagtatgacaatgatttatttttcaatactgatcacactacattgccggacatggatgtctatagaaacattccaaatgtggagaacgcagacactacaaacaacaatgttacacacaatgacaatttggacaaatTATCAATACactcagcagatgtggaagaatccattatgaatcgccatttcaatcgattggttgaggaaataatgcgaagggatagacaatacttcttacacatgatggcacaaagtggagccaagatacctcatgatttcgacatgtctcaaataatggaaaaccgacctttgcaacaacctcactccaatatggatcaaaggagacctaatagtggaggaaatagaggaccacatatggtacctgaatcaccatcagttttgcttcaaaaaccagaggtcccacatacacatggtcaagtatatgatactcaccttcgcagaccattatggaggtcttacgcaaacagatatgctcaatcacatactcaagctagggatcaacaaccaaaacaatgggatattccaaggcatgctcaaaatttggacacaaggaaacctcatgtcaaatttgggggcaacacaatggaacatgacatgcctgtagaatatggtatacatgcacaaaataaatatggtgttcctcaacatgaatttataccaagtgctccatatatgccgcatcaatatagacctcctccatatgaacatgtgtatgatcaatatcatccatatatgcaacaagctcctcctcaaattggtgtctcaaacatgggatatggtccaagaagtcgatctccacctaagagcaatttggagcaacaaatcagggacttacaaaagaaaatggaggacataaataccccgaagccaacatacacaatgagagacatatgtccttatccatttgacaagagcattccaatgcctccttttcctacacactttgtgatgcctaaatttgataagtatagaggaaaaggggatcctaaggcacacataagacaatttttcacccCGCAGCCTCGGAAGTGTATCGGTCTCGTCAttggcagatgctcgtaagcccaaacctacaatagtgtcaccccgcagcccaatccagcTGACCCATGATACaaaaactgatgcagctcataatataagtgtgccagcacacacggtccccaggcatatctggtatgctgtgtcatcagcgtctccagtgctcccccccagcccacagccaatccccgtgtcaccctgtctggacacaggaaaccactgatcGTTCCTCCAATCATGCCcgacaatgctaaacctgtggctgtcatggtatcccaggccacgtgtcctgccctcatctccaatccagggtcctgaaacacccatctcaatgcctctttgtcaccatctcgatcgtatgggatcaactccccatcgatcgacacccgcagaatcctgtaaacatcctccagggtgattgtcatctcacccatcggcaaatggaatgtgcacgtctcagagtgccatctctcagttaacgcagtcaacaaacccatgtttgcctgaaactcaagcacatacaatatatgtctcagacccatctcctcgatggcagctctatcctgaaacgacaactcaggtcgcaacctctgtgtcgacgagaatctctcccgtgactctaacatcggcaaatactcctgcagtcaagcaaatcaaatcatgttagttatagtgacactcactgttcatcacaaagtgttgcttctatcctagtggtactccctgttcatcacaaagtactacatgtgtgacactccctgttcatcacaaagtgttactcacatttgcactccctgttcatcacaaagtgctgctcatactttgggtacaccctgttcatcacaaagtactctatcttggtactcactgttcatcacaaagtgccttgatctatcctagtcttcctagaggacctgcttgagtgtatcctctcagcagcttatccaatcgacagcgtatgttcatcacagaactgccgatttgacctagaagaccaaaacttgcatttttcaacgcaaacgcgcttacatgacgcaAATGCTattaaagactgcacagacacaCCTgccggacacagacgtgcctatgctctgcatagacgtgcctagttgacacagacgtgccttcttggcacaaacgtgcCTAAACGGCACAGACGCAGCCGCATTTATcacagacgcgggtccagacacaaacgcgcctggcacaaacacagacgcgtctagcgaacatagacgtgcctgacaCCAACACAAACGCGCTtggacgttttttgacactttttggaccctagtctaagcgcatttattgccctattcgacatgcattaatgacaaaattaaatgcgtcaaagtacaaggaggatTGGTGgcacttaccggctctcctgcctctgctggcctctgaaatcggcgaacgcggtcgaatctatgcacgaaagccatcgctgctgactgctcctgctctattttcgctctgcaatatgctcttgtggatgcgtggatgacaatgaagatgtattttcccccgtggtctatcttatagcctaccctagccctcgccttcattgcccgagttagtcttcattatcccgtgactttgtcaccttatccggtcagtccattttagcctttctttcttatcgagagattgtctgcaatcttttcagacattttcatccaatctctcgagggggcatatcattcccattctgaggcaactctgtatcagttcatattatcttctttgaaacaacgcgacaagccgcatcgtctcaaagaggggcaaaatgtagacacctaaaattgtcatgtctaattaaataaatattttattttatttatttaattatctaagcctaattcttctattaattaaataaatctttatttatttaattaattcatttatcctcttctagccttatttctcatttaaataaatacatttatttatttaaattatccttttcctaaattaaataaatattcttatttatttaattatcccacttcttctattaattaaataaatctttatttatttaattaattcattagtcttttctacccatgacacatgtcattcatctcttaattcatacactacctacccctctcattattttattatttcttttacctaccctctaatcatagccgacctccttttacacctctcaatcttatccctccatttcatatagtgtcttctatttaaggagatgccttcttcattatcaaaccctaatcattcatcctaatcaagcaccctaactacttgatcaattgactacactacgatcctacttgcaaccacattccgttttttgttgagctcttgtgcatataaaatctgagagcaaatatatcaagcaagatcaatggagataggaagaatggagatcaaaaccctattggacatgtgatggtataatctttgtgatttcatgtgatttgcattgtcttaggtaatcttcatatgttatggtggatctttgttgattgttaggctagggttttgtggttgaattcatttggcctttcaatcttgttgttattgttatccattttcaccatatacactatcattcctatcattcatCGCCTGATCTAGTGTCGCAGTTGGTCACCCTGAACAGTGACCAGGGTGCCCTAAATGGACCAGGGCGCCCtactgggaccatggcgccttgaatgGACCAGAGCTCCCTGAATGGACCAGGGCGCcctattgggaccatggtgccctaggaggaccagggtaccctaggacccctaggtgtcaGAAGGGTGGACCCCGACCCAGACTAGGCGATGACATCATAAATTCTAAAAAGTACGAAAACATGAGAAAGTCAAATGCAGTCAATGGAAAGTCAACTCACCTAGTCAAGTGGCCTGCCGACGAGTATGGGCTGGCGCATGATCTCCATCTGCGTAGGTCGCTTAGGTCGACATCGAGGCATGATGGCTTTTATGTGGgctcctctatagtgaatagtgacaaaaagttagaaagtgacaaatgaaggtgtcattttcatatttatgtgttatgcattttctgattttatgtttttaaattaaaaccctaatttttggactttttcttcaatctatcatatcttgagctaggaagctctgatTCTCACACCGATTGTGGCATTGGAATCATGAGTTTTCCCTCTCACTCTATGTTAGTTCCATAATGCGCTTGGATGaataatcaagccttgttgtgaactttcttcatcacaatctttatcacaattcgcCGTGGAAAACATGATTCCTTGTTTCACCTCACAAATAAGCAAGCGAAACAGGGGGCATATAGGTAcccgcaaatttcatcaccttccttagtaagaattaggtgattctCTGATCTaatatgtggttttgtagggtgtagttcctaactatgtactgcagataccgttgggggcttcgtttgacaacttatggatatatcctttttcaaacgATGTTTACTTTTCTGCACTctatcttgcatatgcacatagtgtcatatgacagctaaagtgggggataaatatagtgtcataaattgtacacccttgctagggtggtacaatttcacacttaggttagcactcgctttagtgtgtttgcatcttgcatttctcattgccctttaagcatttaattaaatctaatgttatgtctcatcactttacacattacaaagttggtccctttaccctaagggtgccccttttcatattattcctccaatgaatcatttaatcataaaccctaattatgtcttatttcaaccgttTAGGCTCGATTTCTCATATCAAAATACCTCAAAATcgactgtaactttgggatgcgctctaatatcgtCATATCTAATGACCTTGAAAATTCGGTGAAAACTTGGTCAGACCATGGTGGAAGTGCACATGGTTCgtgacttttttctcaaaatttcaggagcacaatcctgtgatatgataatgcttaaccctaaaatatcagtgagaaattcaaatcctaggtcggtctaaacatgaaattaaaatctagggtttcatacttaagagctctctttcttcatttgaaggggtcttcttatacgaatctaagagcaggtttttggagtattatAGTCTTCTTTGCagaaaaagagtagatctttgaattcttcaacaacatctaacattcatccatcaaacattcatcaagtatcatttcatcaattggggcttttgaagatgtagaagaacaacaTGAGATCACCAACTAGCGATTGGCTTATACCTCTcgcttggggttgggtatggtttcatgttgttttcaaatctttgcataagcttcattttgattcatattcatgctttagatcactttgcattatggatttagagcatttactttgtcaattataagcaattagggtttactctttagggttgctttaggttgtttactttcattctttggatctttgttggtgtaattaattattcatgttggatgttattataccttacttaagtttacttaggataatgcatttcaaagtagtttgggtatgagacacttgggtgtttgtaccacattgggatagtgtgtgtaggagaatttccaccttttgtggtcttgttgttacattccacattcggtgggtgatccacctcatgtggaatattatattgtttctcctacctacccctacttatccctacctacccttgtttcttattgagccacatgtcatgcttgtgtgctCACTTATCCATATAGTCTTGTCTATACAAGctgactcatattcattgtatgtaactattgaacaattgatcattcatctattgatgagaatatagtttattcttgtcctatattttgtacttttcattgagctcttgatcttggaaatatatcacatggtatcagagccattagagcatcattgattcttctttgagaggcattattacGACATCAAGTGGTAGAtctaaggagcaacatcttttggaggtgttgtagaccagatccgacctcgccatcaCGTCTaagtggccgtttccatgaattttgactataaatttgcctatattgggtgaaagtcaaatttggggcttggaggaaaaatttagccAATTTGGCTAATGGtatgaaatttaaataaaaatttaaaaaactttattttttttgcaaaatttttaattttcaaatatatCAAAATTTTTGCTGTTTTTTAATTGTGTATGtaaaagtttttatttaaaaaaaatcaaaatttttatattTTGAGGGGGGTCCTGTGACCACCCCCTCGTACTCGCCGTAGCCTGCGTTTATTGCAGGGCATACCATTTTCGGGGGCCTTGCCTCCCCATAGCTCGTCACTTGTACTTCCCACCAGGGACCACTGCAGATTAATTTCGGTCTCTGCACGTTTGTCGATACCAGTTTGTCGGCAGCACCATTGGTGACCCTTGAGTTCCTCCGGCGTTTGTCTTCTGATGCCATGTTCCCTCCCGACCGATCTCCCGCCGCTTGCCGACGACCCTCCCGGTCGTCGCCCGTGCCGCAACTTTGACTACCGACGCCTTTGCCGCTAGCCTCCTCCAGGCCGCTTCCTCATCGGGCCTCTGTCGCTGGCCTCCTCCCTGGTCAGCTCTGCCCTCCGCCACTGACGTTGACCTCTGATCGCCGATCAACGACCCTGCCAGCCACGCGACCCCTGCCAGCCACATGGACCCCGCCACATGACCTGCACAATGCCACATGGTAGCCCAGTCACTGGGCCAACTCATCCGACACATCAATGTATGATCAGGTGCCAAATCACAGTTACTGCCACCTCGACATCCATGTCATCTGACATGTCATCATTCGTATGAACACGTCATTTTTTCAGCCAATCACATTTTAAAATGTCATCCGTCCGTATAGTACAAACACCACGTCAGTAGGGGGTGAAGTTTTCTACGACGACcatatggccgtcaaatttaactCCGCAGTTTCTGACGtcattaattttttcaaaaatttattaGCCCCCTTCGTTttgagctttttagttttgcagttaaACTTTGGAGgccatattgttggtgtaaataattattcatcatggatattattacaccttacttaagtttacttaggtacatgcatttcatattagtttgggtatgagacacttgggtgtttgtgccacattgggatagtgtgtgtaggagaattcccaccttttatggtgtgatcttgttgttaaactccacattcagtgggcgatccacctcatgtggaatattatattgtttctcctacctacccacacctatttcctacctacccttgtttgttattgagccacatgtcatgtttgtgtgctcacatatccatatagccttgcctatataagcaggctcataatcattgtatgtaacgaacgattaatgatccagttgatcagtattttcatcttgatagaatacagtttatttttatcatatattttgtctctcttatttttgctttccattgcctcttgatcttggcaaaatctcacatggtatcaaagccattagagtgtcattggtttgctaattgagagaaatttgatgctatttagggtttgcattttggagctttctattgcaagttattattgaagcttgatgggtcaaatcttaGGTTagcattggatttaggaggtccaagaaagtcagttttgccttttgtttcatccaaatcagacttcaaaggccaaatctagaggcatttgaagtttgacgttgcAGCGGAAATTTTCcataaattataattttgcaggcatttttcaaatagcgatatctcactcatccggacttgtTTTTTCgcgcaatttttttgttttagggtagaatttcatgatttgtacagtggtgcaggagttttatgatttttgtttacaggtttttcaaaaatcgtgaaatcctgatttttacaactttggaggcttcgttttggctcatatggactccttttcaggtgccattttttttgaaagtgcatttttttcatctactttcataatctgccatctgtttgtagtgattttaagtagaaattgtgttagtcccaatatggaaagctaatgtactgagaggggaggggtgaatcagtactccaaaacttttctttaataataaccttaccgttatgcataaacaaaatagtgcagtaacataaaataaagttaaaacaaatagataacaatcatatatgattcactccataacacatatattttggtcacgcagaaactcttggttagagagaaaaactgcggtggggatggcacccacaacttcactactgcaataataaagattgctcgattagagctacatttagctatttctgatagcttaccctattaggagtaacaagatctattagatctaccttactaaaggatttcacaacactatataaatgctgcacctggttagaggatttacaatttatagacttggttagagtcttttaccctattaaaggtatctcttacaacttcaaaatattacaatagagtcattacaaatatctgcaactttacatctgaaatgttatagcagattctatgtgctcagaataagattacctagcttgtagcatacctcggtaacccatattgtaacttggcaaacccttttgtttactctgttcttcgactgttcactgataaccttctcggtgacctctttgtgtctctgtaacagtcttccttcatgcatacacacacatacactcatacacattcATCCATACTTATTTCCCTcttctcatgctgtataaatagatctcttacaacggtgatctaattcattgcttcgatcttacaaaaagattccttgaatgaataactaaacaaaatatttcattggttagattgaccttgcaatcaaacataatcttctagtgcaatttccaatgtaaaaatggttagatgtgcctcgatcttgtaacatgttttcatgtgcatgtctagattcaatgtatctggtaaaacgtttcactcggtgaatatcaactcggtgagttatctttactgctcggtagccatgaaacaatactcggtaaacaacttggtgaatattgcgttctgtgactgctttcttctataaccgactagactgttcataccgacttctctgtgtgtaccgactgcatgatttggtaatactaaccaactagaatatatagtatgactttgaatataaaactaatggcaatttgataagtagtaacaatctccccttttgacattagttgagatgtttgacaaaaactactttcaaagtcataactcaaaaactatatactttcaaaatgactacacttgaaaatatatacaatagtcaatgaaatagtatatgcagatatactccccttatcattattctgtacataactctaaattttgctGCTTGGTTCTGTTCTGTGCTTGAGTGCTCTGAATGCTTTGTATAATCTggtcggtatactccccttgtatacaatactcaaaactgtgttaccaaaactgtatcactctcaaaatatagaattactccccctttgccgggtattactttcctctatgtagtatcataatattactccccctttttgacaaacatcaaaaacttaatttccatccggaggcggtaactaatcaaaaatagactGATACTTGGTCTGGGCGTTggtgagggtgactgagagtgaatcctttacact is part of the Cryptomeria japonica chromosome 10, Sugi_1.0, whole genome shotgun sequence genome and harbors:
- the LOC131079169 gene encoding uncharacterized protein LOC131079169, translated to MWHCAGHVAGSMWLAGVAWLAGSLIGDQRSTSVAEGRADQGGGQRQRPDEEAAWRRLAAKASVVKVAARATTGRVVGKRREIGREGTWHQKTNAGGTQGSPMLGDGEGSDASKEDSDDQDDDTEEQEAGRDGGNPDTKEGDRDGNDDEDEEDEDEEDEDELGAVHHSREDTKSIDPSSLPR